The following are encoded together in the Peromyscus maniculatus bairdii isolate BWxNUB_F1_BW_parent chromosome 22, HU_Pman_BW_mat_3.1, whole genome shotgun sequence genome:
- the LOC143270185 gene encoding uncharacterized protein LOC143270185: MSLIWGLAFPLPTHLSLMLLGFLVCGIWVLFSRYQSQTKVAAKTEAPKQQNTSLKQIRKLTVSQLEETEMNVIAADLTRISGLPTDWTQEYVFWSIDRSLRQIFQHLDNARSTLMELNVSESRDVTSSSVSDAVLQEAVPPSCYCKKGKPSTDYSMSSASSNNSSSLSCLPMFHKGTAWQLQSDSGPVSSQKEPSMPRSPGTALPTSRLTDPEKSALSPNLALLPPLQAQNSFISSILESLDPCEQEKTKDKGETHFQSNHGSDSDLDESPGPLVGAPLQLSPLIRGELEGHMSQKASTLQQEVVPLPVKKSWNILNHLMDVQGVPEEELRKTQLPTLIPQSAEQNTNTSPDPPSFHLHMNIGVNSEVHRMEAVISQPFPSNRESQPHDDRQELRYNPLVISTGTPSPRNLAVNIIQEEQALVKKDSKHVLELNIEQRVIGLPEKRVQTQKAQLTNVELTPKIPPSATDSIKVTPLALLQVMDLMGINPERQSVVIDSVGFSPQPPNQAETVSITPQPLNEVIEPIEVTHHQDQTTGLKSMASRLSQVTDDMKVTPVALFHVTDSMGMIDKLSPHGIEPVGIAPKPQYQVMESVKTDTLHNYQAKRPGSMSRGPQQTVVEAVEMIPQPQHKDMGTLTMTLGSQNQATKHIRIIPSPVHQNAMEISSSALPEDTEDTKVSPVAKQAMDVMQIIPLGQTHITKSRALIRGSQPPAENLTPVSAQPVARVFLPWPQSGQIFVTRQSHSRSDPTK, from the exons GCTCCTAAGCAACAAAACACATCTCTAAAACAGATCCGGAAACTCACAG TCTCACAgttggaagaaacagagatgaacgTCATTGCAGCTGATCTGACACG TATTTCAGGACTTCCTACCGACTGGACCCAGGAATATGTATTCTGGTCAATAGACAGGAGTCTGCGACAGATCTTCCAACATCTGGATAATGCAAG atcAACGCTTATGGAGCTGAATGTTTCAGAATCCCGAGATGTGACTTCTTCCTCCGTCTCTGACGCTGTGCTTCAGGAGGCTGTCCCACCCAGCTGTTACTGTAAAAAGGGAAAGCCTTCTACTGACTAcagcatgtcctctgcatcatccAACAACAGCTCCAGCCTGTCTTGTCTTCCAATGTTTCATAAAGGAACAGCTTGGCAATTGCAGAGCGATAGTGGACCTGTTTCCTCCCAGAAGGAACCATCTATGCCCAGGAGCCCTGGCACAGCCCTGCCTACTTCTCGGCTGACAGATCCTGAGAAATCAGCTCTTTCTCCGAATTTGGCACTTCTTCCTCCCTTACAAGCTCAAAATTCCTTCATTAGCTCTATTTTAGAATCCTTAGATCCTTGtgagcaagagaaaacaaaagataagggAGAGACTCATTTTCAATCAAATCATGGGTCAGATTCTGATTTGGATGAGAGTCCAGGACCCCTGGTAGGGGCTCCACTCCAGCTCTCTCCTTTGATCAGAGGAGAACTGGAAGGACATATGTCTCAGAAGGCTTCTACTTTGCAACAAGAAGTGGTGCCTCTGCCCGTGAAGAAATCCTGGAACATACTCAATCATTTGATGGATGTACAAGGAGTCCCTGAAGAAGAGCTCCGGAAAACTCAGTTACCTACACTCATTCCTCAGAGTGCTgagcaaaataccaacacatctccagatcctccatcatttcatctccacatgaacattggggtgaattctgaagtcCATAGGATGGAAGCAGTGATTTCACAGCCATTTCCCTCAAACAGGGAGTCACAACCCCATGATGACCGCCAAGAACTTAGATATAATCCTTTAGTTATATCAACAGGCACTCCATCTCCCAGAAATTTAGCGGTTAACATAATTCAGGAAGAACAAGCTTTAGTGAAAAAGGATTCAAAGCATGTGTTAGAGCTGAATATAGAGCAGAGGGTCATAGGTCTTCCAGAAAAAAGAGTACAGACACAAAAGGCACAACTAACTAATGTGGAGCTGACACCCAAGATACCACCTTCAGCCACTGACAGCATAAAGGTCACACCACTGGCCTTGCTTCAGGTTATGGACTTAATGGGAATAAACCCAGAACGACAGTCGGTGGTGATAGACTCTGTGGGGTTTTCCCCACAGCCACCAAATCAAGCAGAAACAGTGAGTATAACTCCTCAGCCATTGAATGAAGTAATTGAACCGATAGAAGTAACCCATCATCAGGATCAAACCACGGGATTAAAGAGCATGGCCTCAAGACTGAGTCAAGTCACAGATGACATGAAGGTAACTCCTGTGGCATTGTTTCACGTCACAGATTCCATGGGGATGATTGACAAATTAAGTCCACATGGCATAGAACCAGTAGGAATAGCCCCAAAGCCACAATACCAAGTCATGGAATCAGTGAAGACAGATACACTGCATAACTATCAAGCCAAAAGACCAGGAAGTATGAGTCGAGGGCCACAGCAGACGGTTGTGGAAGCTGTGGAAATGATTCCCCAGCCTCAGCATAAAGACATGGGAACACTGACCATGACCTTGGGGTCACAGAATCAAGCCACAAAACACATCAGGATTATTCCAAGTCCAGTACATCAAAATGCAATGGAAATTAGCTCAAGTGCACTGCCTGAAGACACTGAAGATACAAAAGTGTCTCCAGTGGCAAAACAAGCCATGGATGTCATGCAGATAATTCCACTAGGACAGACACACATTACTAAATCTAGGGCTTTGATTCGAGGCTCACAGCCTCCAGCTGAAAATTTGACCCCAGTGTCAGCtcaacctgtagctagagttttcctgccttggccacagtcaggacaaatctttgtcacccgccagtcccacagccgctcagacccaaccaagtaa